A single window of Anaerocolumna chitinilytica DNA harbors:
- a CDS encoding aspartate carbamoyltransferase regulatory subunit — protein MLNIGGLNQGIVIDHIEAGGAMKIYSYLNLEKLDCSVAIIKNARSNKMGKKDIIKIDGFLDMDLDILGVLDRNITVNIIEDGKIKSKKNLNLPERVTNIIKCKNPRCITSIEQELPHIFRLTDKQKGVYRCVYCEQAFKRI, from the coding sequence ATGTTAAATATCGGAGGTTTAAACCAGGGAATAGTAATTGATCACATAGAAGCCGGCGGGGCTATGAAGATTTATTCCTACTTAAATCTGGAAAAACTGGATTGCAGTGTTGCTATTATTAAAAATGCCAGAAGTAATAAGATGGGTAAGAAAGATATTATTAAAATAGATGGCTTCCTTGATATGGATTTGGATATACTGGGAGTTCTCGATAGGAACATTACGGTTAATATCATTGAAGACGGTAAAATAAAATCAAAAAAGAACCTGAACCTGCCAGAACGGGTAACCAATATTATTAAATGTAAGAATCCTCGTTGCATTACTTCCATAGAGCAGGAACTTCCTCATATTTTCCGTCTTACGGATAAACAAAAAGGAGTATACCGTTGCGTATACTGCGAACAGGCCTTTAAGAGGATTTAA
- a CDS encoding glycoside hydrolase family 35 protein, protein MAFNTFEIKEKFYMNGKPVQIISGAVHYFRIVPEYWRDRLEKLKAMGCNTVETYVPWNLHEPKKGTFCFDGILNVKKFIEIAADLGLWVIFRPSPYICAEWEFGGLPAWLLAEEGMHLRSVYPPFLKHVRDYYKKLFEITAPLQLTNGGPIIMVQIENEYGYFADDTRYLNEIKELMLENGVTVPFITSDGPWGDALSCGSLEGVLPAGNFGSGMKEQFEVLRQYTDRGPLMCMEFWVGWFDHWGNGGHKTSNLEENCKDLDEGLQYGNINIYMFIGGTNFGFMNGSNYYEELTPDVTSYDYDAVLTEAGDITPKYKAFQKIIGKYVKLPEVVFTTRIEKKAYGQLTCTGKVGLFEVLEDISEPLFDTFPKSMEKLGQNYGYILYRSTLVKEKKIEKIRLHQANDRAKIYISKEPVITLYDRELLKEHNLSLAFEQGSSITILMENMGRVNFGPYLDKQRKGIDGEVVINGHQHMNWTHYSLPLDNIGKLDFKKGWKSKEPAFYRFEFLITEKCDTFIDMEGWGKGCVFINGFNLGRFWEIGPQKRLYLPGPLLKEGMNEIIVFETEGKVRDSIILLDEPDLG, encoded by the coding sequence ATGGCATTTAACACCTTTGAAATAAAAGAAAAATTTTATATGAATGGAAAGCCTGTTCAGATAATATCCGGGGCTGTCCATTATTTCAGAATTGTACCGGAATATTGGCGTGACCGTCTTGAAAAACTGAAGGCCATGGGATGTAATACGGTGGAGACCTATGTACCCTGGAATCTGCATGAACCCAAAAAAGGAACTTTTTGTTTCGATGGTATCCTGAATGTAAAGAAATTTATAGAAATTGCCGCCGACCTGGGACTATGGGTAATTTTTCGACCATCTCCCTATATCTGCGCGGAATGGGAATTTGGGGGACTTCCTGCCTGGCTGCTGGCGGAAGAGGGAATGCACCTCAGAAGTGTTTATCCGCCTTTTTTAAAGCATGTCCGTGATTACTATAAAAAATTGTTTGAAATTACGGCACCTCTTCAGCTGACTAACGGCGGTCCGATTATTATGGTGCAAATTGAAAATGAATATGGTTATTTCGCAGACGATACAAGATATCTGAATGAGATAAAAGAATTAATGCTTGAAAACGGTGTAACAGTACCTTTTATTACATCTGACGGCCCTTGGGGAGATGCCCTTTCCTGCGGAAGCCTGGAGGGGGTATTGCCGGCAGGAAATTTCGGCTCCGGAATGAAAGAGCAGTTTGAGGTTCTGAGGCAGTATACAGACAGAGGACCTTTGATGTGTATGGAATTCTGGGTTGGCTGGTTTGACCATTGGGGAAACGGAGGGCATAAAACTTCCAATCTGGAAGAGAACTGCAAAGATCTGGATGAAGGTCTGCAGTATGGGAATATTAATATCTATATGTTCATAGGAGGTACTAATTTCGGCTTTATGAACGGCTCTAATTATTACGAGGAACTTACTCCTGATGTTACCTCCTATGATTATGACGCCGTTTTAACAGAAGCCGGTGACATTACCCCCAAATATAAAGCATTTCAGAAGATTATCGGAAAATATGTGAAACTTCCGGAGGTGGTCTTTACCACCAGGATTGAAAAAAAGGCTTACGGCCAACTAACCTGTACGGGAAAAGTGGGATTATTTGAAGTTCTTGAGGACATATCCGAGCCGCTATTTGATACCTTTCCCAAATCTATGGAGAAACTGGGGCAGAACTATGGTTACATTCTATATCGGTCAACACTGGTTAAGGAGAAGAAAATTGAAAAAATCCGTTTGCATCAAGCCAATGACCGGGCTAAAATATATATTTCCAAAGAGCCGGTGATAACATTATATGACAGAGAACTATTGAAAGAGCATAATCTATCCTTAGCCTTTGAACAAGGCAGCTCCATAACAATATTGATGGAGAATATGGGAAGGGTCAATTTTGGACCCTATCTGGATAAACAGCGTAAAGGGATTGACGGAGAAGTAGTTATTAACGGACATCAGCATATGAACTGGACTCATTACTCATTGCCTTTGGATAATATCGGAAAACTGGACTTTAAAAAAGGCTGGAAGAGTAAGGAACCTGCTTTTTACCGCTTTGAATTCTTAATAACGGAAAAATGTGATACTTTTATTGATATGGAAGGCTGGGGGAAGGGCTGTGTATTTATTAATGGCTTCAACCTTGGACGTTTCTGGGAAATCGGCCCGCAAAAGAGGCTGTATCTGCCGGGACCTCTGTTAAAAGAAGGGATGAATGAGATTATTGTATTTGAAACAGAAGGAAAAGTAAGAGATAGTATAATACTTTTGGATGAGCCGGATTTGGGTTAG
- a CDS encoding LacI family DNA-binding transcriptional regulator, with protein MISILDSNDVPKQLTIYDIAKEVGVSAATVSRAISGRGYVSEANKTKIMELVKKYNFKPNTFAQNLQAGFTKTIGYIVPHIGNMYFANVYYEFEKWASRHGYMTILLNSKGDYDLESKLLNSLQEKHVDGIVIMGGRMDEIHLPDNYVKEIQEVGKKIPMVSCGAEAERFGCSGIYTDDEKGVEELLQFLKSRGYQRILFTGGADQYYPSYIKKKAAYAIGEKLGLDISVRWLTGNDVFSYSAGYDSLKILLEEKKPLPEVICGINDYVALGVVNCALEAGLKIPGDLAVTGFDNASITTMTPVHITSISPRYEYYGKKVFNTLEKLMQAQGAVHGKTSLIKPEIIIRSSTI; from the coding sequence GTGATTTCTATTTTAGATAGCAACGATGTGCCAAAGCAGTTAACCATCTACGATATTGCCAAGGAAGTTGGAGTCTCTGCTGCAACGGTTTCCAGAGCGATATCCGGTAGGGGCTATGTATCGGAAGCAAATAAAACAAAAATTATGGAACTGGTTAAAAAATATAATTTCAAACCCAATACCTTTGCTCAGAACCTGCAGGCCGGCTTTACAAAAACCATTGGATATATTGTACCCCATATCGGCAATATGTATTTTGCCAATGTTTATTATGAATTTGAGAAATGGGCTTCCCGACATGGTTATATGACAATATTGCTGAATTCAAAAGGTGATTATGATTTGGAATCCAAACTGCTGAATTCTCTGCAAGAAAAGCATGTGGATGGAATTGTTATCATGGGTGGCCGAATGGATGAGATTCACCTTCCGGATAATTATGTAAAGGAGATTCAAGAGGTAGGTAAGAAAATACCGATGGTCTCCTGTGGTGCAGAAGCGGAGCGCTTTGGATGCAGCGGTATTTACACCGATGATGAAAAAGGTGTGGAGGAATTGCTCCAGTTTTTAAAATCAAGGGGCTATCAACGGATTCTCTTTACCGGAGGGGCAGATCAGTATTACCCTTCCTATATTAAGAAAAAAGCTGCTTATGCTATTGGAGAGAAGCTGGGTCTGGATATTTCCGTCAGATGGCTCACAGGAAATGACGTATTCAGCTACAGTGCCGGCTATGACAGCTTAAAAATACTCTTAGAAGAAAAGAAGCCTCTTCCGGAAGTTATCTGCGGCATTAATGATTATGTTGCCTTGGGTGTGGTCAACTGTGCCCTGGAAGCAGGTTTAAAAATTCCCGGTGACCTTGCAGTTACCGGATTTGATAATGCAAGTATTACTACGATGACACCGGTTCATATTACTTCTATCAGTCCAAGATATGAATATTACGGGAAAAAAGTTTTTAATACTCTAGAGAAGCTTATGCAGGCCCAGGGTGCCGTACATGGTAAGACATCACTGATTAAACCGGAAATTATTATACGAAGCAGTACAATATAA
- a CDS encoding glycoside hydrolase family 30 protein: MKKKWSVTVLCVLLLLTGCSLGNGSKKDSDISGRNGLQGETAVTKEADEQSGKNDTEGAITLNIDITDKHQTLESFGTSGCWWSQYVGGWENEYKDTGRSVRDEIAMLLFDREKGIGLSSYRYNIGAGSADSGKGTYSDPHRRAQSFETAPFQYNWNKDANAVWFMKRAAELGVKEVVMFCNSPLERLTINGTAQVTKGSKENILPENYDDFARYVMDVAEHFKKEGIPVKYISPINEPQWDWTEGQEGCHYEPAAIAKVYRAFLEELNNRPELKGVALSGPESGEWKGDAIAYTSALLNDTVLGGYFDTIDNHSYWSDTASKAAFKRWMDANHPEVKLRMSEWCEMVNGSDVTMASAFELARVLQEDLTVLDVVSWQNWVAVAPGGYHDGLIYVNEQKKALNPLKRLWGYGNYSRFIRPGYQRIGIKESSDIKELKPVAFTGVNEEGKEELVLVIINQAEDNKKLLLDIPGAVEYTGINVYETSDSHDLDKIESGRYDMGDTVEVSKQSITTIILSKDW; encoded by the coding sequence ATGAAGAAAAAGTGGAGTGTGACGGTTTTATGTGTGCTGCTTCTGTTAACCGGCTGTTCTCTGGGAAATGGATCAAAGAAAGACAGTGATATTTCCGGCAGAAATGGATTACAGGGTGAAACAGCGGTTACGAAGGAAGCAGATGAACAGTCTGGAAAAAATGACACAGAGGGAGCAATTACCTTGAATATTGACATAACGGATAAACATCAGACCCTTGAAAGCTTTGGCACCAGCGGCTGCTGGTGGTCCCAGTATGTAGGGGGCTGGGAGAATGAATACAAAGATACCGGCCGATCTGTCAGAGATGAGATAGCGATGCTTTTATTTGACAGAGAAAAGGGTATCGGGCTAAGCAGCTACCGGTATAATATCGGAGCCGGCTCCGCTGACAGCGGAAAGGGAACTTACAGTGACCCTCACAGACGAGCCCAAAGTTTTGAAACAGCACCTTTCCAGTACAACTGGAATAAGGACGCCAATGCAGTATGGTTTATGAAACGGGCGGCAGAACTTGGTGTAAAAGAAGTGGTAATGTTCTGCAACAGTCCACTGGAGAGATTGACTATAAATGGGACGGCTCAGGTAACAAAGGGCAGCAAGGAGAATATCCTGCCGGAAAATTATGATGACTTTGCCAGATATGTTATGGATGTTGCAGAACATTTTAAGAAGGAAGGAATTCCGGTAAAATACATTTCTCCTATTAATGAACCTCAATGGGATTGGACGGAAGGACAGGAAGGATGCCATTACGAGCCTGCTGCAATTGCCAAGGTATACCGCGCCTTTTTGGAGGAGCTTAACAACAGGCCTGAGTTAAAAGGTGTGGCATTATCAGGGCCGGAAAGCGGAGAATGGAAAGGAGATGCTATAGCCTATACCAGCGCCTTATTAAATGATACGGTTCTGGGTGGTTATTTTGATACCATAGACAACCATTCCTACTGGTCTGATACGGCTTCCAAGGCTGCTTTTAAGCGTTGGATGGATGCAAACCATCCAGAGGTGAAGCTTCGCATGAGCGAATGGTGTGAGATGGTAAATGGTTCGGATGTTACCATGGCTTCCGCTTTTGAGCTTGCCAGAGTGCTTCAGGAGGACTTAACGGTACTGGATGTGGTATCCTGGCAGAACTGGGTGGCTGTAGCTCCGGGTGGCTATCATGACGGACTTATCTATGTGAACGAGCAGAAGAAAGCCTTAAATCCTCTGAAACGTCTATGGGGCTACGGAAATTACTCCAGATTCATAAGACCGGGGTATCAAAGGATTGGGATAAAGGAAAGCTCGGATATCAAAGAGTTAAAGCCAGTTGCATTTACCGGTGTTAACGAAGAGGGAAAGGAGGAATTGGTTCTTGTTATAATAAACCAGGCGGAGGACAATAAAAAACTTTTGCTTGATATTCCAGGGGCAGTAGAATATACTGGTATCAATGTATATGAGACCTCAGACAGCCATGATTTGGACAAAATAGAGAGTGGACGATATGATATGGGAGACACGGTTGAGGTCAGTAAGCAATCGATTACTACAATTATTTTGTCAAAGGACTGGTGA
- a CDS encoding carbohydrate ABC transporter permease: MKNKTENASFGLKVYLFRKKWKNVLQSVFLFCIIAGLCFTILYPIVQLVPTIFSNIEDLGNPNVIWLPLEFSITSFRAAIRFCMPEGIMTMIKSILYAGLIMSIQVFFSAMAGYSLARVKFLGHRVVFFLVILVFLVPRQSLLLAQYIYYSHFNAFGLLKLFTAAGEINLINKPITLIMLAVLGFGVQQSLFIFIFSQFFKNIPNELEEAALIDGCGFHKTYFKIMVPNAVPAISTVAVLSFVWNYGDTYLTSYFNKDGPYLSSTLARVFSTANKDFVLNAIKVWFNVPLATDFAFDAVKQAAVLIFLIPLLLVYFGAQKWLVENLENSGLVG, from the coding sequence ATGAAAAATAAGACAGAGAACGCCTCTTTTGGGCTTAAGGTCTACCTCTTTCGCAAGAAATGGAAGAATGTCCTGCAATCCGTCTTTCTATTTTGTATTATTGCAGGTTTATGTTTTACAATTCTTTATCCGATTGTCCAACTGGTACCTACCATATTTTCTAACATTGAAGATTTAGGAAATCCTAATGTAATCTGGCTGCCTTTGGAATTCTCTATTACCAGCTTCAGGGCGGCAATAAGATTTTGTATGCCGGAAGGTATTATGACCATGATAAAATCCATCCTGTATGCTGGTTTAATCATGTCGATACAGGTGTTCTTTTCCGCTATGGCCGGTTATTCCCTGGCGAGGGTAAAGTTTCTTGGACATCGTGTGGTATTTTTCTTGGTAATACTGGTGTTTTTGGTTCCCAGGCAGTCTCTGTTGCTGGCACAGTATATTTATTACTCTCATTTTAATGCATTTGGGTTATTAAAACTTTTTACAGCTGCAGGAGAGATTAATCTTATTAATAAACCCATAACCCTTATTATGCTGGCAGTACTGGGTTTTGGCGTACAGCAGAGTCTTTTTATCTTCATATTCAGCCAGTTTTTCAAAAATATCCCCAATGAACTGGAGGAAGCCGCCCTGATTGACGGCTGTGGTTTCCACAAAACTTATTTTAAAATTATGGTACCTAATGCAGTGCCGGCCATCTCGACGGTAGCGGTGTTATCTTTTGTCTGGAATTACGGAGATACTTACTTAACCAGTTATTTCAACAAAGACGGTCCTTATTTAAGTTCTACTCTCGCCAGAGTCTTTTCAACAGCCAACAAGGACTTTGTTCTGAATGCGATAAAGGTTTGGTTTAATGTACCTTTGGCTACGGATTTTGCCTTTGATGCTGTGAAGCAGGCAGCAGTACTGATCTTTCTGATACCTCTGCTGCTGGTATATTTCGGTGCGCAAAAGTGGCTTGTTGAGAACCTTGAGAATTCAGGTCTTGTCGGATAA
- a CDS encoding carbohydrate ABC transporter permease, translating to MRNIFPLKYKTKRKLNGFLYVLPFIVGFFLCFAIPLFNTVMYSFNKVSVNDTGGMKFDYIGFQNYIDLFQSEVTTGAQPMARLFADQNLSILTNVPLIVIFSLFMALLANLKFKGRGIVRVIFFLPIIFGLDIVINMLAITTGGEWVKESSGLFSQSYISVLLMRYMDIPMSILQPVISYVDKIFDVLSQSGVQTLIYLAGLQSISPSLYEVAKIEGATAYETFWKVTIPTIMHITLFVTIYTVVDMFLKSPISEEAYSFAFEQSKIGTGSALSVVYIFNVLLVLGVVLLVLRKVVKKYEK from the coding sequence ATGCGAAATATTTTTCCGTTAAAATACAAAACTAAAAGAAAGCTCAACGGCTTCCTCTATGTCCTGCCGTTTATAGTAGGTTTTTTCCTGTGCTTTGCCATACCTTTGTTTAATACGGTAATGTATTCCTTTAATAAGGTAAGTGTCAATGATACGGGCGGCATGAAATTTGATTATATTGGGTTTCAGAATTACATCGATTTATTCCAGAGTGAGGTAACTACCGGAGCACAGCCAATGGCAAGGCTTTTTGCAGACCAGAACCTTTCGATATTGACCAATGTTCCTCTTATCGTTATCTTCAGTTTATTTATGGCGTTGTTAGCCAACTTAAAATTCAAGGGAAGGGGAATTGTAAGAGTAATTTTCTTCCTGCCTATTATTTTCGGACTTGACATCGTTATTAATATGCTGGCAATTACTACCGGAGGTGAATGGGTGAAAGAGAGCTCCGGCTTATTCAGTCAAAGTTATATCAGTGTTTTATTAATGAGATACATGGATATACCTATGAGCATTCTGCAGCCGGTCATATCTTACGTGGATAAGATATTTGACGTGCTTTCCCAATCAGGTGTCCAGACCCTGATATATCTTGCAGGACTTCAGTCTATCAGTCCAAGCCTGTATGAGGTGGCAAAAATTGAAGGGGCAACGGCTTATGAGACCTTTTGGAAGGTTACCATACCCACTATTATGCATATAACGCTTTTTGTTACTATATATACGGTGGTGGATATGTTCTTAAAGTCTCCTATATCGGAAGAGGCTTATAGCTTTGCTTTTGAACAAAGTAAGATTGGTACCGGTTCGGCCTTATCCGTAGTATATATTTTCAATGTGCTGCTGGTTCTTGGAGTTGTCCTGCTGGTTTTAAGAAAGGTGGTAAAGAAATATGAAAAATAA
- a CDS encoding DUF5696 domain-containing protein has protein sequence MADYIRLLTEKIRKIYARHFARKMVATVLIICLIIGFLRYIPVLGVKAGPLPEADKAELSKTGEEISHDMGEVLVAESDSKQLYINSKTMNLKLKDKNTGKVWNSTVNGSNEASELAMLTVSYLGKDNNLTEWDSYTYCTQLGSYVLKKIDNGVQITMDINEGESERFPEYYPQKMPTDRFENFFLAGIKNLVETGKIDQVSADKYKMTLELLYKKSITEDCYAVSYNGTPPRSAVKQLIKLAELLGYTKEMLISDSNEMGLSVTFTEPAQFKIVAEATLDGDDFVFRVPTQQMVSGNSYYTIQNIKVLPNFGAAASKEYEDGYILVPDGAGALFKFNTFNMAVPDYIRPIYNNNSLADYYFAPEYGEELMMPVFGMTYGTMENASHGFLGIIEKGAETSYINVKLASTAKDSASSYNKAYASFDAAQYSNVKVYGPYSDNKASYLVDTGVLDVDYTIRYKLFPGNVSYFDMAKTYQEYLMKQGNITKLSYPDKAKVYMDFLGTISLTKRFLGIPYQSSYSVTTYKELSDIIKDLPDVNMALQYTGFFNGGFENKLNNRAELTSANGSKEELKELRNLAGERKADMFFDVSLSKVYDKGNGFRAKTHAVYDYSNSPATIYRYLPSLGILDGFTGFDVNYFYLLSPRYLDGVVNKFLDGAKEYDKLAISDLAHYNMADYRFKKKVSVYEAGRIAEDSLKKLSESHELSLENPMMKNVLYGSYAEDISRESSDYASFYITIPFRQLVMNGLVQVTTENVNMSSENPAYYVLQSVELGVYPKFTLSAKSDDILQETAYSYYYATEYQKQKDTIQKVYSQCKNAWEKIGTMEITGHKILSDNVFCTEYASGARVITNYNLHSVVVDGSEIPALGFIISGK, from the coding sequence ATGGCGGATTATATAAGACTCCTGACGGAAAAAATCCGTAAAATATATGCCAGACATTTTGCCCGTAAGATGGTGGCAACAGTTCTGATCATATGCCTTATTATCGGATTCCTGCGTTATATACCTGTTCTTGGGGTGAAAGCAGGTCCTCTGCCCGAGGCAGATAAGGCGGAACTGTCCAAGACAGGAGAGGAGATATCCCATGATATGGGCGAGGTGCTGGTAGCGGAAAGTGACAGCAAACAGCTCTACATAAACAGTAAGACCATGAACTTGAAGCTAAAGGATAAAAACACCGGAAAGGTATGGAATTCTACCGTTAACGGGAGTAATGAGGCCTCAGAGCTTGCCATGCTAACGGTTTCCTACCTGGGGAAAGATAATAACCTTACCGAATGGGATTCCTATACCTACTGTACCCAGCTTGGGAGTTATGTCTTAAAAAAGATAGATAATGGTGTTCAGATAACCATGGATATCAATGAAGGGGAATCAGAACGCTTCCCGGAATATTATCCGCAGAAAATGCCAACGGACAGGTTTGAAAATTTCTTTTTAGCTGGTATCAAAAACCTGGTGGAAACCGGCAAGATTGACCAGGTTTCGGCAGATAAATATAAAATGACTCTGGAGCTGTTGTATAAAAAGAGCATTACTGAGGACTGTTATGCGGTTTCCTATAATGGAACTCCTCCAAGAAGTGCCGTCAAACAGTTGATCAAACTGGCTGAGTTATTGGGTTATACAAAAGAAATGCTCATAAGTGACAGCAATGAAATGGGACTTAGCGTAACTTTTACCGAGCCGGCACAGTTTAAAATTGTTGCGGAAGCGACTCTTGATGGAGATGATTTTGTATTCCGTGTACCCACACAGCAGATGGTAAGCGGTAATTCCTATTACACCATACAAAATATCAAAGTGCTTCCCAACTTTGGAGCAGCAGCTTCCAAAGAGTATGAGGATGGATACATCCTGGTACCGGATGGGGCTGGAGCACTGTTTAAATTTAATACTTTTAATATGGCTGTGCCCGATTATATCAGGCCAATTTATAATAATAACTCTCTGGCTGATTACTACTTCGCCCCAGAATACGGGGAAGAGCTTATGATGCCGGTATTTGGCATGACATACGGGACCATGGAGAATGCTTCTCACGGTTTTCTTGGAATCATTGAGAAAGGCGCCGAAACTTCCTACATAAATGTCAAGCTGGCCTCTACGGCAAAAGACAGCGCTTCCTCCTATAACAAAGCCTATGCTTCTTTTGATGCAGCACAGTACAGTAATGTTAAGGTATATGGCCCTTATAGTGACAACAAGGCTTCCTATCTGGTGGATACGGGAGTTTTGGATGTGGATTATACTATTCGTTACAAATTGTTTCCGGGAAATGTTTCTTACTTTGATATGGCGAAAACCTATCAGGAATATCTGATGAAACAGGGGAATATTACAAAACTGTCCTATCCGGATAAGGCAAAGGTGTATATGGACTTTTTAGGTACCATATCTCTTACCAAGCGTTTTCTGGGTATCCCTTACCAGTCGAGTTATTCTGTGACGACTTACAAAGAACTGTCGGATATTATCAAAGATTTACCGGATGTCAATATGGCGCTGCAATATACCGGTTTCTTTAACGGTGGGTTTGAAAATAAGCTTAACAATAGAGCTGAACTGACCTCTGCCAACGGATCGAAAGAGGAATTGAAAGAATTAAGGAATCTGGCCGGTGAACGGAAGGCGGATATGTTTTTTGATGTAAGCTTATCCAAGGTTTATGATAAGGGCAACGGCTTTCGGGCGAAAACCCATGCCGTATATGACTATTCCAATTCTCCTGCCACCATATACCGTTATCTGCCGTCCTTAGGCATTCTGGATGGATTTACCGGATTTGATGTGAATTATTTCTATCTGCTCTCACCCAGATATTTAGACGGAGTGGTGAATAAATTCCTGGACGGGGCTAAGGAGTATGATAAGCTTGCCATATCCGATCTGGCTCATTATAACATGGCAGACTACCGTTTTAAGAAGAAGGTGTCAGTTTATGAAGCCGGACGAATTGCAGAAGACAGCTTAAAGAAACTCTCCGAAAGCCATGAACTGTCTCTGGAAAATCCCATGATGAAGAATGTATTATATGGTTCCTATGCGGAAGATATCTCAAGAGAGAGCAGTGATTACGCCTCCTTTTATATTACGATTCCCTTTCGGCAGCTGGTTATGAACGGACTGGTCCAGGTAACAACGGAGAATGTAAATATGTCTTCCGAAAATCCTGCCTATTATGTACTCCAGTCAGTAGAGCTTGGTGTATATCCGAAATTTACTTTGAGTGCCAAGAGTGATGATATTTTACAGGAGACCGCTTATTCCTACTATTACGCTACCGAGTACCAAAAGCAGAAGGACACCATACAAAAGGTATACTCACAGTGTAAGAATGCCTGGGAGAAAATCGGTACCATGGAAATTACAGGACACAAAATCTTATCAGATAATGTATTCTGCACGGAATATGCTTCAGGTGCAAGGGTTATAACAAACTATAACCTCCATTCCGTTGTTGTAGACGGCAGTGAGATACCTGCCCTAGGATTTATTATTTCAGGAAAGTAG
- a CDS encoding Yip1 family protein, translating into MRSEIIKERLHYLRYAMFHPFDGFYEIKYRGKGSVLIATVILVLYGIMQCIAYQYTGFVMNRNAVFAMNSVSIFISALSVFLLFTVSNWTVTTLFNGKGNMRDIYIVICYSILPMLLFNGITAFISNFIIKEEVIIVKSLQEIGVVWFVFVLLAGLCIIHEYTFSVNIKTLLATAVAAFIIIFLGILFFSLLERMYYFFTSVGQEIIRRVN; encoded by the coding sequence ATGAGGAGTGAGATAATAAAGGAACGGCTGCATTATCTAAGGTACGCCATGTTTCATCCCTTTGACGGCTTCTATGAGATTAAGTACCGGGGAAAAGGAAGTGTTTTGATTGCTACGGTAATCCTGGTACTCTACGGTATTATGCAATGTATTGCCTATCAGTATACCGGATTTGTTATGAACAGGAATGCTGTCTTTGCAATGAACAGCGTATCTATATTTATTTCTGCCTTATCCGTATTTCTCCTTTTTACGGTAAGCAACTGGACGGTAACCACTCTTTTTAACGGAAAAGGCAACATGCGGGATATCTATATCGTAATATGTTATTCCATTCTTCCCATGTTATTGTTCAACGGTATTACGGCCTTTATCAGTAATTTTATTATAAAGGAAGAAGTTATCATTGTAAAATCCCTGCAGGAGATCGGTGTGGTCTGGTTTGTCTTTGTCCTTTTAGCCGGACTGTGTATAATACATGAATATACTTTTTCCGTGAATATCAAAACTCTGCTGGCAACAGCGGTGGCCGCCTTTATTATTATCTTTTTAGGCATACTGTTTTTCTCACTGTTAGAGCGCATGTACTATTTTTTTACATCGGTCGGACAGGAGATTATAAGAAGAGTGAACTGA